The Rhodothermus marinus DSM 4252 DNA segment CCTGATACCCCCCCGGCCCGACGTCCCAGGGTTCGGCGATGAGCTTGACCTGGCTGAGCACCGGGTCCTGCTGAATGACCTGAAAAAAGGTCGAGAGCATGTCCACGTCGTACAGCTCGCGGGCCAGCGCGGCGGCCAGGTCGAACCGAAAGCCGTCGACGTGCATTTCAGTGACCCAGTAGCGCAGGCTGTCCATGATGAGCTGGATGACGTAGGGGTTGCCCACGTCCAGCGTGTTGCCGGTGCCCGTGTAATCGACCAGAAAGCGCGGGTTGTTCGGATCGGCCTTGTAGTAGGCGCGGTTGTCGATGCCCCGGAACGACAGCGTGGGGCCCAGCACGCCGCCTTCGCCCGTGTGGTTGTAGACCACGTCGACGATCACCTCGAAGCCGGCAGCATGCAGCGCCCGCACCATCATCTTGAACTCGCGCACGGCCGAGATCGGCCCGTTCGTGGCGTACTCGGGCTCCGGCGCAAAGTAGCAGAGCGGATTGTAGCCCCAGTAGTTGCGCAGGCCGCGCTCGACCAGGTGCCGATCGTGCACTTTTGCGTGCACCGGAAGGAGCTGGATCGTGGTGACGCCCAGCTGCTTCAGGTGCTCCAGCACCGGCTCGCAGGTCAGCCCCAGATACGTCCCCCGCAGCGGCTCCGGCACTTCCGGATGCAGCTTCGTGATGCCCTTGACGTGCGTTTCGTAGATGATCGTGTCTTCCCAGGGAATGCGCGGCGGGCGGTCGTCGCCCCACTCGAAACAGCCCTCCACGACGGCTCCCAGCGGCGCGTACGGAGCGCTGTCTTCTTCGGAGAACGACAGATCCCCGGCCGGATCGCCGATTTTGTAACCGAAGAGGCTGTCGTGCCAGCGAAGGGGCCGGCCGATGGCCTTCGCGTAGGGGTCGAGCAGCACCTTGTTCGGATTGAAGCGGTGGCCTTCCTCCGGCCGGTAGGGTCCGTAGACGCGATAGCCGTAGAGCTGGCCGGGACGCAGGCCGGGCAGGTACACATGCCAGATCGGGCCTGTCCGTTCGGTCACTTCGATCGTGCGCGAAGGCGCGGGATCGTCCGGGTGGTCGAACAGCACCAGTTCGACCGCCTCGGCGTGCTGGCTGTAGAGGGCAAAGTTGACGCCCAGCCCGTCCCAGGTGGCACCCAGCGGATAAGGCCGGCCGGGCCAGACGGCCTGTACCGACGTAACCGGTTGCGCGCTATGTGACATGACTACTGACTACAACAATACGCCCTGAACGTCACGGCTTACAACAAAAGACACACCGAAGCGGGCGTTTGGCCTACGCGGTTTCATTTTTACGACAACGTACGTACCCGCCTGTCATCGCCTGCCAGCCATTCGTCCTTTCATGCTGACGCCTGCGGACCGGGAAAGCCCGTACTTCAAGCGCAGCCGCTCTGTAACTTTTTGCCCAAACTCTGAAGCAACAGGTATCCTTTTCCGCCCACTCCGTTGTATCTTGGGGCCGATTTTCAGCAGGCGCCCTAAAATACGGCGCATTTCACACAAACCAAAGTACCATCTGGCGAAGTTTTCCTGATGAGCTGGCTCACGGAAGAAGACATCCGGCGCTGGGAAAGCGGCACATTCTACGACAGCTACCGGAAGCTGGGCGCCCATCCCGACGACGAAGGCACCTGGTTCTGCGTCTGGGCGCCGCATGCCGACGGTGTCTCGGTGCTCGGCGCCTTCAACGACTGGAATCCGGAGGCCAACCCGCTGGAGCGCTACGGCGGCGGCCTGTGGGCCGGCTACGTACCGGGAGCGCGCCCGGGCCATACGTACAAGTACCGGATCCGGCACGGCTTCTACCAGGCCGACAAGACGGACCCCTACGCCTTCGCCATGGAGCCGCCCACCGGCAGCCCCATCGAAGGGCTGGCCTCCATCATCACGCGGCTCGACTACACCTGGCACGACGACGAATGGATGCAGCGCCGTAAAGGTCCGGCCAGCCTCTACGAGCCGGTTTCCATCTACGAGGTCCATCTGGGCTCCTGGCGCCACAAACGACCCGGCGAGTCTTTCTCCTACCGGGAGATTGCCGAGCCGCTGGCCGACTACGTGCAGGAGATGGGCTTCACGCATGTGGAGCTGCTGCCCGTCATGGAACATCCCTACTACGGTTCCTGGGGCTATCAGGTGGTCGGCTACTACGCCCCGACGTTTCGCTACGGCTCGCCTCAGGACCTGATGTACCTGATCGACTACCTGCACCAGCGCGGCATCGGCGTCCTTCTCGACTGGGTCCCGAGCCACTTTGCAGCCGATCCCCAGGGCCTGGTTTTCTTCGACGGGACCACGCTCTTCGAATACGACGATCCCAAGATGCGCTATCACCCCGACTGGGGCACCTACGTGTTCGACTACAACAAACCGGGCGTGCGCAATTTTCTGATCTCCAACGCGCTGTTCTGGCTCGAAAAGTACCACGTCGACGGGCTGCGCGTCGATGCGGTGGCCTCCATGCTCTACCGGGACTACTCACGTAAGGAGTGGACGCCCAACATCTTCGGCGGCCGCGAAAACCTGGAAGCCATTGATTTCATCAAGCGATTCAACGAGACGGTCTACCTGCACTTCCCCGAGGCCATGACGATCGCCGAGGAATCGACGGCCTGGCCCGGCGTGTCGGCCCCCACCTACAACAACGGGCTGGGCTTTCTCTACAAGTGGAACATGGGCTGGATGCACGACACGCTGGACTACATCCGGCGCGACCCCATCTATCGCAAGTATCACCACGACGAGCTGACCTTCTCGCTCTGGTACGCCTTTTCGGAGCATTACGTCCTGCCGCTCTCCCACGACGAGGTGGTGCACGGCAAGGGCTCGCTCTGGGGCAAAATGCCCGGCGACGACTGGCAGAAAGCGGCCAATCTGCGCCTGCTCTTTGGTCACATGTGGGGCCATCCGGGTAAAAAACTGCTCTTCATGGGCGGTGAATTCGGCCAGCACCATGAATGGAACCACGATACGCAGCTCGAATGGCACCTGCTGGACCAGCCCTACCATCGGGGCATTCAGCTATGGGTGCGCGATCTGAACCACCTCTACCGTACGAATCCGGCCCTCTGGCACGACGGACCGGAAGGGTTCGAGTGGATCGACTTCAGCGACCGTGACCAGAGCGTGATCTGCTACCTGCGTAGGAATGCCGGCCGCATGCTGCTGTTCGTACTGAACTTCACGCCTGTGCCACGTGAGCACTACCGCGTGGGCGTGCCGATCGGCGGCCCCTGGCGCGAGGTGCTCAACAGCGACGCGGTGGCCTACGGCGGAAGCGGAATGGGCAACTTGGGCCGCGTCGAGGCGGTGCCCGAGTCCTGGCACGGCCGCCCCTTCCACTTAGAGCTGACGCTTCCCCCGCTGGCCGCCCTCATCCTGGAGCCGGAACACGGGTAGCCGTCCTGAAAAAACTTTAAACACGGCACAGTCGTAGATAACGAGAACTGGCTACCAGAATCCTGTGCCGTTATGGACTGGCGTCCGTACATTCACGCTGACCCGGAAATCCTTCAGGGAAAGCCTGTTGTCAAAGGAACCCGTCTCTCGGTTGCCTTTATTCTCGGGCTTTTTGCCGCCGGTTGGACAACGGAGCAGGTGCTCGAGAATTATCCGACCCTGACACGCGAAGCGCTTCAGGCCGTCTTTGCTTTTGCTGCGGAATGCCTGCGCGAAGAGGCCCTGTACGTTCTTCCAGCCAGCACGTCTCCATGCGATGCTTAGCCAACGAAAACTTTCCGCTGAGCAGCGTACATCTCCTGCGCCAGGCCGGCTACGACGTCACCTCGATCATTCAGGAAATGCCAGGCGCCACCGATCACGAAGTACTGGCGCGAGCGTCACGTGAAAAGCGCATTGTGCTGACGTTTGACCGAGACTATGGCGCGCTGGTCTACCGCATGCGCAGCCCGGTACCTTCGGGCATCGTCCTTTTCCGCTTCGATCCGCAAACGCCAGAAGAGCCGGCCCAATGGCTCCTTCGGGTGCTCCAACAGCCGGGCCTCTTTTTAGAAGGAAAGTTTACTGTGATCGAACGCGAACGCGTGCGTCAGCGTCCCCTGTAATTGGACCGTTTCTACCCTTCCTCTCCCCAGAGCGTCAGCACCAGGCGGCGGGGGCCGCCGTGGTTGCGATGCTCGCACAGGTAGATGCCCTGCCAGGTGCCCAGCGCCAGCCGTCCGTCGCGCACCGGCAGCAGCAGACTGCTCCCCAGCAGCGATGCCTTGATGTGCGCGGGCATGTCGTCGGGACCCTCCAGCGTGTGTGCAAAATAGGGCGCGCCGTCGGGCACTGCCCGGCTGAAGTAGCGCTCGAAGTCGGCCCGCACCTCCGGACTGGCGTTCTCGTTGAGCGTCAGGCTGGCCGACGTGTGCTGGATGAACACGTGCAGCAATCCGACCCGTACCGAGCGCAACTCCGGAAGCTGCGCCAGCACTTCGTCGGTGATCAGATGAAAGCCGCGCGGGCGCGGCCGCAGGGTGATCGTACGCTGCACCCACATGATCATGACAGGTTGGTTGCTTCCTGCATCGCGGCCAGCAAGCCTTCCGGCGTGGGCGTCCGGGCCACGGCGGCCACCGGCCAGCCTTCCTGCTGCAGCGCTGCGGCCGTCGTGGGACCGATGGCGGCCACTCGCACCCGCTCCCGGGCGATCGGAAGCCGTCGGGCGGCTTCCAGACCGGACGGACTGAAAAATACGACCCAGTCGGGCACCTCGGCGGGCAGTTCGGGCACGGACGGTCGGGTGTCGTACACGACCAGTTCTTCCAGCGGGAACGCGGCGGCGCGAAGCAGCGCCGGCAGTTCGTCGCGGCGACGCGCGCCGCACAGAAACAGCAGCGGACGCTCTGGACGCGGTGCCTGCAGGATCAGCCGGGCCAGCTCGCGCCCGGAGCCGGCCGCTTCGCCCCGGGGCTGCAGCCCCAGTGCCTGCGCGGCGGCGGCCGTGCGCGGCCCTACCACGTACACGGGCCGTCGGCGCCAGGCCTCCGGGAGCGATCCCAGGCGCCGGACGGCCTCCACGGCGCGCGGGCTGGTGAAAATCAACCCGCCGTATGCCTCCGACCGGGCCAGCACCGCCCGGAGTTGCTCGGTGTTGCACCAGACCACCGACAGCACCGGCAGCACGAACGGCCGGTAGCCCGCTGCCCGCAGCGCTTCGGCAAAGGGGTCCGACTCGGTCGTTTCCACCCGGAGCAGATAAACCACCTCACCCGCCATGGTGTTCAGGGATGCTGCCCGCGTATTTCTTCCAGAATCGCACGGGCGCCCTGTTGCAGAAGCGTTTCGGCCAGCGCTTCCCCGACCGCTTCGGGTTCCGCCATGGCACCGCGTTGCACGCCTTCCACCAGCTGGCGGCCGTCGAGCGAAACCACGCGCCCGCGCAGGACCAGCGTGCCATCGGCTTCCACCGCGGCCAGTGCGGCCACAGGCACCTGACAGCCGCCCTGGAGCGCATGCAGCAGCGCCCGCTCGGCCCGCACGGCCGCGGCGGTGGGTGCGTGATGCAACGCCTGCAGCAACGCACGAACGCGCCGGTTGGCTTCGGCGCAGACCACTCCAAGCGCCCCCTGCCCCACCGCCGGCAGCAAAATCTCCGGGGCGATGCGCTGACGGACGCGCTCCAGCAATCCCAGGCGTTGCAGTCCGGCCTCGGCCAGGATCAGCCCGTGCCACCCTTCGGCTTCCAGCTTGCGCAGGCGCGTATCGACGTTGCCGCGCACCGGCACCACCTGCAGATCCGAACGCCAGGCCCGCAGCTGCGCCTGGCGCCGCAGCGACGAAGTAGCCACCACGGCCCCCGTCGGCAGATCTTCGAGGCGTCCTGCAAAGTCCGGATGCGCCACGAAGACATCCCAGGGCGGAGCCCGCTCCGGCACGGCCGCCACCACCAGCCCTTCGGGCATTTCGGTGGGCAGATCTTTCAGAGAATGGACGGCCAGATCGATGCGCCCTTCCAGCAGCGCCTGGTCCAGCTCTTTCGTGAACAGCCCTTTGGCGCCGATCTTCGCCAGCGGCACGTCCTGAATATGGTCGCCCGTGGTGCGAATGATTTCCACCTGCACCGATACGCCACGGGCTTCCAGAAAGGATCGGATCAGCGTGGCCTGCCGCAGCGCCAGCGCACTTCCCCGCGTTCCGAGGATCAGCGTCGGTTCAGGCATGGTCCGCAGCGGAACGTTCCGGACGCGCGGCCGGTCGCTCGACGAACGGGCAGGGTCCCTGCGCGCGGGCGCGCTCCAGCAGCACCGACGGCTCGGGCAAGCGGACTTCCTGCGCCTCTTCGCAGCTCGGGCGGCTGAAGAGTTGCGCCAGCAGTTGAACGCCCCGCACAAAGTCAATGCTGTCCGGATCGATGCTCTTGAGCCGCACGATGGGAATGGCCAGCAGCTTCTGCATGATGGAACGCGTCAGCCGGTCCAGCTCTTCCCGGTCGATTTCTGAAAAGCGTCGGTGGTGGCGTTCGATCTCCTGGCGCCGGATCGTCTCGAACGTGTCACGAATGGTCTGGATGACCGGCTGCAGCGCCTGCTGGTGGAAGTACCAGGTGACGAACTCGTGCAACAGTTCGTCGCAGATCTGTCGGGCCTGTCGGGCGGCCTCGCGGCGCCGGGCTTCCACGGCGGCCTGGCGTGCCTTGACGGCGTCCAGATCCAGCACTCGGTAGCCGGGCAGCCGATCGATGGCCGGATCGATGTTGCGCGGTACGGAAAGGTCGATGAGCAGCAGCGCATGCTCCCGGCAGCGCGGCGGCACCATGTCGGCCGTCAGAACCGGCTCCGGCGCACCGGTGGCCACGATCACCAGGTCGCACTGCGTCAGTACTTCGGCCCGCCGTTCCCAGGGAATGAGCTGCTCGCCGGGCTGCGCCAGTTCCTCCGCACGCCGATGGGTGCGGTTGGTCAGCATCAGCACGGAAGGCGCCAGCGCACGCAGCGCCTCCAGCGTCAACCGGGCCATCTCGCCGGCGCCCATCACCAGCACGCGCACCCCTTCCAGGTCTGGCTGACCCCGACGGGCAAAATAACGCCGGGCAGCCTGCACGGCCACACCCGCCACCGACGTAGTGCCCTGATGCAGGCTCGTCTCGGAAGCCACCCGCTTAGCGGCCCGGAAGGCGCTGTGCAGCAGCCGGTGCATGACGGTGCCCACGCTGCCAGCCTCGACCGCCAGCCGGTAATCTTCTTTGATCTGCGAGAAGATCTGCGCATCGCCCAGCACCTGCGAGCGCAACCCGCAGGTCACCTCCAGCACGTGGCGCAGGGCCGCCTCGTCCTGAAAGTGGAAGCTCTCGGCCTCCGGCCAGGAGCGTCCGGCATGCCGGCTGAGCAGGGTTCGCACCGCCGCCACGTCTTCGTCGGTGCCGTAGAGATAGGCCTCCGTCCGGTTACAGGTCGAAACCAGCAACAGCTCCCCTTCGTGCGCTTCCATCCAGACGGCGTACAACCTGCGCTTGGCTTCCCGATCCAGCGCAAACGCCTCGCGCACTCCTACCGAGGCCGTCTCGTGGTTCAGACCCAGCGCGTGGAACCCCTGCATGTTACCCTGCGCCAATTTCTCCTTTTTGAGTCCTGAATTTACGGACAAAGGCCGTCGGGGTTCGTGAATCCCTGTAAAAGGTTGCATCCCGTCCGGGCTGGCAAGCTTCGGGCCACCCTTTTTTCTCGGCCCCGCGTTATCTTTTCCAGGACTGAAAGTTTCAAAACGCACCGGATCCATGTCGCAGACACCCCATGCGAAACGACTGGCGCGCCTGCAGCAGCTCCTGCAGGAAGCCGACATAGACGCCGTGGCCCTGAATGCCAGTCCCACGCTGACCTACCTGACGGGCCTCGAAGTGCACCTGTCGGAGCGACCGGTGGTGGGCATCTTTCCCGCTTCGGGAAAGCCGGCCCTGGTGCTTCCCGAACTGGAGACCGGCAAGCTGGCGTCGCTTCCGGTGGCGCTCGAAGCCTTTCCCTATGGCGAAAACCCGGACGCCTGGCCTGACGCGTTCGCACAGGCGCTGCGCTTCTGTGGCCTGACGCGGGCGCAGCTCGGCGTTGAGCCGCAGTGGTTTCGGTTTCTGGAGCTTCGGTTGCTGGAAAAAGCCGCGCCGGAGGTGCGCGTCACTTCGGCCGAGCCGGTGATCATGCGCCTGCGCAGCCAGAAAGACGCGGCCGAGGTGGCCGCCACGCGCCGGGCGCTGGACGTTGCCTGGCGCGCGCTCGAAGCGACGCTGCCGGTAATCCGGCCGGGCGTCACCGAACGGGACGTGGCGGCCGAACTGACGCTGCAGCTGCTGCGGGCCGGTAGCGATCCAGCGCTGCCGTTTTCGCCCATCGTGGCTTTCGGGCCGGAAAGCGCCAACCCGCACGCCGTGCCCGGCGACCGGCCACTGACGCCACCCACGCTCATTCTGATCGACTGGGGCGCACGCGTCGAGGGCTACTGCGCCGACCTGACGCGCATGTTCGCCTTCGGTCCGCTCGACGACGAACTGGACCGCATCGTCCAGATCGTGCTGGAGGCCAACGAGGCGGCCCGGGCCCGCGTCGCACCGAGCGTACCGGCCGGCGAGGTGGACCGCGCCGCCCGCCAGGTGATCGAACAGGCGGGCTACGGCCCCTACTTCATCCACCGCACCGGCCACGGACTGGGACTGGAGATCCACGAGCCCCCGTACATCCGGGGCGACAACTCCGAGCTGCTGGCGCCGGGCATGCTCTTTACCATCGAGCCCGGCATCTACCTGACGGGACACGGCGGCGCCCGCGTCGAAGACGACGTGCTCGTCACCGAGACAGGCGCCGAAACGCTCAGCGACTACCCGCGCACGCTGCGCCGCCTGGATTAAGCGAGATCCGGATCGGAAAGTGCGGCGGCAGCCTCGGCCACACTCTCGACCAGGGCACGTGCCCGGGCCGTCAGTTCCGGTCCCGGATGAGCCCGGAGCAGGCTACCGCCGATGAGCAGCATGACGTCGCGCCCGAAGAACTCAACCAGTTCGCGCGCCCGCTCCACCTGCATCCCACCGGCCGGCACCGGCAGCGCCGGCCGGTACGGTCCCCAGGGCTGGCGTGCCCGCTCGGCCAGTGCCCGGCATGTCGCCCGACTGTAGCTGAACCGTCCGCCAAAGCTCGGGAAGATGATCATGTCGGCCCCGTACAGACGGAACAGCTTCCCGAGCAACGTTTCAGGCAGGATGCGCTGCGCGCCGGCAAAGCTGGGATGGGCCAGCACGGGCACCTCCAGATGCCGCGTGACCAGCTCGTAGAAGAACGGCAATCCCAGCAACATGGGCGCCAGCAGCACGGCCCCCACGCCACACTGCTGGGCGATTTCCGCCTGGCGCAGCACCTGCGAAGGCGTTCCCGACAGGCTGGGTGCGTACACGACGCGCCTGCCGGTGCGCGCCGACACCTCCTGCACCACTTCCTGGCAGCGCCGCACGCGCTCCTCGAACGGGGCAAACGGATGATCGGCCCAGTAGTGATCGTCCTTGATCACGTCGATACCGCCCTCGGCCAGACTCCGGCACAGTACCGCCAGCTCGTCCACCGAAAGACCCACCGGCTTCAGCGCCGAGGCCGTCAGCGGCCGATCGTGCACGCCCAGCAATGCCCGCACCCCTTCGATCCCGAATCGGGGGCCGGGGAAGCGATCGAACAGCGCAGGCGGCAGCTCGAAGTCTTCCAGTATGACCTGTTCGTGCAGCGAGGCGTTGCCGAACAGCACGTTGACGAACTGGGCCGGGTCCACGCCGGCCGTTTCGACAGGCAACTGCAGCACCAGCCGGGCCCCGCCCGCTTCCAGCGGCTCCAGTTCCACGATCTCACCCATCAGGCGCTCGCGTACCACCGGCACGCGCAGCGCCACCTCTTCGGGCGTTTCGACGGTCTGCTCCAGCAGCAGCGCCCGGGCAAAGGTCCCCTGTTCCTCGGAAGGTACCTCCAGGCGATAGACAACTTCCAGGCGGGTATCCATTGAGGGCTCCCTGTTGGTTGAAGATAAAACAGGCGACCCGTAGCCGAGTCGCCTGTTCATCCTACGTCTGACCGTACAATTGTTTTCCTATCGTTGATACAAAACAACCCGGCTGAACTGATGGCCGCTTACCTGCAGGCGCACGACGTACAGCCCGGAAGGATGCCCGTCGGCCACCCAGCGCACCACGTAGCGTCCGGCCGGCAGCACTTCGTCGACGAGCGTGGCCACGCGCTGGCCCAGCAGGTTGAAGACCTCCACGACGACCGGGCCACTCTGGGCCAGCGAAAACGGCACCATGGTTTCCCGGCGGAACGGGTTGGGATAGTTGGGCTCCAGCGCAAACAGCCGGGCTGTCTCTCCCGCGATCGGCTCGACGGCCGTCGCGCGCACCATGGACCGACTGCCCAGCAGCGAGCCGTCCTGCATGTCGACGTAGAACACGCGCCCGACCTCCACTTCCTGCTTGGCCGGCACGGCACTGCCCAGCGAGTCTGCCAGGTACCTCAGATGCAGGTAAGCAATCACCCATACCGGCGTAGAGGGATCCTCGTACACGAACTCGGCCACTTCACTCAGCGGCGCAAACAGCCCGGCCAGCATGGTCACCAGTACCTCGTTATTGGCGGCTGCTCTAAAATCGGCCCCACCGCCGGCCTCGGCTGCCGCTACCGCCTCGTCAGAATCTGCAAAGGATGTCGGCAACATCGGGAACGGCCCGGTCAGCTCCAGTTCCGAGGCCCCGCCGAGCGGAAGCGGAAGCAGCGTTCCCGACGATCCCTGTACCATCAGCACGATCTGCGGGTCCTCGCCACTTCCGACAAACAGATACACCCAGAGCAGGGCTTTGCCGTCAGGTACTCCTTCGGCCAACTCGAGCAAGGGAAGCGAGGCTGAGGCAATGCCTGAAAGGCTGGCCGAGCCGCCTGCCATCAACGCGGCCATCTCGCCAGCGGCTGCTACCTGCTGCGCCGCGGTGATCCGATCCAGCTGGAACCCCTGGCCCATCAACATGAGCCCGGACACGTCTTCGCCGCTTACCTGGATCGAGTCGGCCTCGCCGTCCATGTCTTCGTCCAGCATGGCAAAGCCGATGCGCAGCCGACCAAGTGTCCGGTCATAATGCACCAGAAAACCCTCGACCACGTACCAGCCGTCTATCA contains these protein-coding regions:
- the glgX gene encoding glycogen debranching protein GlgX, which encodes MSHSAQPVTSVQAVWPGRPYPLGATWDGLGVNFALYSQHAEAVELVLFDHPDDPAPSRTIEVTERTGPIWHVYLPGLRPGQLYGYRVYGPYRPEEGHRFNPNKVLLDPYAKAIGRPLRWHDSLFGYKIGDPAGDLSFSEEDSAPYAPLGAVVEGCFEWGDDRPPRIPWEDTIIYETHVKGITKLHPEVPEPLRGTYLGLTCEPVLEHLKQLGVTTIQLLPVHAKVHDRHLVERGLRNYWGYNPLCYFAPEPEYATNGPISAVREFKMMVRALHAAGFEVIVDVVYNHTGEGGVLGPTLSFRGIDNRAYYKADPNNPRFLVDYTGTGNTLDVGNPYVIQLIMDSLRYWVTEMHVDGFRFDLAAALARELYDVDMLSTFFQVIQQDPVLSQVKLIAEPWDVGPGGYQVGHFPWQWTEWNGRYRDAVRRFWRGDRGLNGEFATRFAGSSDLYERSGRRPFASINFVTAHDGFTLEDLVSYTKKHNEANLEGNRDGMDENYSTNCGVEGPTQDPSVLACREALKRSLISTLFLSQGVPMLLGGDELSRTQHGNNNAYCQDNEISWYNWQLDTRKQQFLEFVRQTIWFRKQHRSFRRRHFLTGLPNGGEAPDAVWWHPEGRPMRHEDWTNPELTAFGLLLHGDAIQGTDEHGRPFRDDTFLILFNNGSEAVPVVVPEVCSCGKPHHWEVVPVFQRNVEPPTCAPGETLSLPPGVLTVLVAVPPFSDGNTEPA
- the glgB gene encoding 1,4-alpha-glucan branching protein GlgB: MSWLTEEDIRRWESGTFYDSYRKLGAHPDDEGTWFCVWAPHADGVSVLGAFNDWNPEANPLERYGGGLWAGYVPGARPGHTYKYRIRHGFYQADKTDPYAFAMEPPTGSPIEGLASIITRLDYTWHDDEWMQRRKGPASLYEPVSIYEVHLGSWRHKRPGESFSYREIAEPLADYVQEMGFTHVELLPVMEHPYYGSWGYQVVGYYAPTFRYGSPQDLMYLIDYLHQRGIGVLLDWVPSHFAADPQGLVFFDGTTLFEYDDPKMRYHPDWGTYVFDYNKPGVRNFLISNALFWLEKYHVDGLRVDAVASMLYRDYSRKEWTPNIFGGRENLEAIDFIKRFNETVYLHFPEAMTIAEESTAWPGVSAPTYNNGLGFLYKWNMGWMHDTLDYIRRDPIYRKYHHDELTFSLWYAFSEHYVLPLSHDEVVHGKGSLWGKMPGDDWQKAANLRLLFGHMWGHPGKKLLFMGGEFGQHHEWNHDTQLEWHLLDQPYHRGIQLWVRDLNHLYRTNPALWHDGPEGFEWIDFSDRDQSVICYLRRNAGRMLLFVLNFTPVPREHYRVGVPIGGPWREVLNSDAVAYGGSGMGNLGRVEAVPESWHGRPFHLELTLPPLAALILEPEHG
- a CDS encoding DUF433 domain-containing protein; translation: MDWRPYIHADPEILQGKPVVKGTRLSVAFILGLFAAGWTTEQVLENYPTLTREALQAVFAFAAECLREEALYVLPASTSPCDA
- a CDS encoding DUF5615 family PIN-like protein, whose protein sequence is MRCLANENFPLSSVHLLRQAGYDVTSIIQEMPGATDHEVLARASREKRIVLTFDRDYGALVYRMRSPVPSGIVLFRFDPQTPEEPAQWLLRVLQQPGLFLEGKFTVIERERVRQRPL
- a CDS encoding secondary thiamine-phosphate synthase enzyme YjbQ, coding for MWVQRTITLRPRPRGFHLITDEVLAQLPELRSVRVGLLHVFIQHTSASLTLNENASPEVRADFERYFSRAVPDGAPYFAHTLEGPDDMPAHIKASLLGSSLLLPVRDGRLALGTWQGIYLCEHRNHGGPRRLVLTLWGEEG
- a CDS encoding uroporphyrinogen-III synthase translates to MAGEVVYLLRVETTESDPFAEALRAAGYRPFVLPVLSVVWCNTEQLRAVLARSEAYGGLIFTSPRAVEAVRRLGSLPEAWRRRPVYVVGPRTAAAAQALGLQPRGEAAGSGRELARLILQAPRPERPLLFLCGARRRDELPALLRAAAFPLEELVVYDTRPSVPELPAEVPDWVVFFSPSGLEAARRLPIARERVRVAAIGPTTAAALQQEGWPVAAVARTPTPEGLLAAMQEATNLS
- the hemC gene encoding hydroxymethylbilane synthase, which produces MPEPTLILGTRGSALALRQATLIRSFLEARGVSVQVEIIRTTGDHIQDVPLAKIGAKGLFTKELDQALLEGRIDLAVHSLKDLPTEMPEGLVVAAVPERAPPWDVFVAHPDFAGRLEDLPTGAVVATSSLRRQAQLRAWRSDLQVVPVRGNVDTRLRKLEAEGWHGLILAEAGLQRLGLLERVRQRIAPEILLPAVGQGALGVVCAEANRRVRALLQALHHAPTAAAVRAERALLHALQGGCQVPVAALAAVEADGTLVLRGRVVSLDGRQLVEGVQRGAMAEPEAVGEALAETLLQQGARAILEEIRGQHP
- the hemA gene encoding glutamyl-tRNA reductase, with the protein product MQGFHALGLNHETASVGVREAFALDREAKRRLYAVWMEAHEGELLLVSTCNRTEAYLYGTDEDVAAVRTLLSRHAGRSWPEAESFHFQDEAALRHVLEVTCGLRSQVLGDAQIFSQIKEDYRLAVEAGSVGTVMHRLLHSAFRAAKRVASETSLHQGTTSVAGVAVQAARRYFARRGQPDLEGVRVLVMGAGEMARLTLEALRALAPSVLMLTNRTHRRAEELAQPGEQLIPWERRAEVLTQCDLVIVATGAPEPVLTADMVPPRCREHALLLIDLSVPRNIDPAIDRLPGYRVLDLDAVKARQAAVEARRREAARQARQICDELLHEFVTWYFHQQALQPVIQTIRDTFETIRRQEIERHHRRFSEIDREELDRLTRSIMQKLLAIPIVRLKSIDPDSIDFVRGVQLLAQLFSRPSCEEAQEVRLPEPSVLLERARAQGPCPFVERPAARPERSAADHA
- a CDS encoding M24 family metallopeptidase: MSQTPHAKRLARLQQLLQEADIDAVALNASPTLTYLTGLEVHLSERPVVGIFPASGKPALVLPELETGKLASLPVALEAFPYGENPDAWPDAFAQALRFCGLTRAQLGVEPQWFRFLELRLLEKAAPEVRVTSAEPVIMRLRSQKDAAEVAATRRALDVAWRALEATLPVIRPGVTERDVAAELTLQLLRAGSDPALPFSPIVAFGPESANPHAVPGDRPLTPPTLILIDWGARVEGYCADLTRMFAFGPLDDELDRIVQIVLEANEAARARVAPSVPAGEVDRAARQVIEQAGYGPYFIHRTGHGLGLEIHEPPYIRGDNSELLAPGMLFTIEPGIYLTGHGGARVEDDVLVTETGAETLSDYPRTLRRLD
- a CDS encoding RuBisCO large subunit C-terminal-like domain-containing protein, which codes for MDTRLEVVYRLEVPSEEQGTFARALLLEQTVETPEEVALRVPVVRERLMGEIVELEPLEAGGARLVLQLPVETAGVDPAQFVNVLFGNASLHEQVILEDFELPPALFDRFPGPRFGIEGVRALLGVHDRPLTASALKPVGLSVDELAVLCRSLAEGGIDVIKDDHYWADHPFAPFEERVRRCQEVVQEVSARTGRRVVYAPSLSGTPSQVLRQAEIAQQCGVGAVLLAPMLLGLPFFYELVTRHLEVPVLAHPSFAGAQRILPETLLGKLFRLYGADMIIFPSFGGRFSYSRATCRALAERARQPWGPYRPALPVPAGGMQVERARELVEFFGRDVMLLIGGSLLRAHPGPELTARARALVESVAEAAAALSDPDLA
- a CDS encoding Ig-like domain-containing protein, which produces MNARYNGRVGLVLLCLVLAAGSARAQLTGFEVVASTPASGATGVASETTVSFTFSAPLPDSLLEAGLDSLLDLGIGVHPCDQILVGGSSPCEQVAGGTLSEDGRTLSFQVTHLAQTTYTWTIPELVVSESEVALRAFVLQYATGEALGGVTVDGMVMLESAGGEEAFRVAPGETALNGRMELLRTLTRPRVAGREQPVPSLLDPVVQAVHRPALHKRGAATMQQMDPAGMIVTLADRYGNPAGVGVVTAEGTFRITNVIDGWYVVEGFLVHYDRTLGRLRIGFAMLDEDMDGEADSIQVSGEDVSGLMLMGQGFQLDRITAAQQVAAAGEMAALMAGGSASLSGIASASLPLLELAEGVPDGKALLWVYLFVGSGEDPQIVLMVQGSSGTLLPLPLGGASELELTGPFPMLPTSFADSDEAVAAAEAGGGADFRAAANNEVLVTMLAGLFAPLSEVAEFVYEDPSTPVWVIAYLHLRYLADSLGSAVPAKQEVEVGRVFYVDMQDGSLLGSRSMVRATAVEPIAGETARLFALEPNYPNPFRRETMVPFSLAQSGPVVVEVFNLLGQRVATLVDEVLPAGRYVVRWVADGHPSGLYVVRLQVSGHQFSRVVLYQR